In Campylobacter sp. 2014D-0216, the following proteins share a genomic window:
- the nuoH gene encoding NADH-quinone oxidoreductase subunit NuoH, giving the protein MSDITFFIIETIVKCVLVIAIFATLAGLATYLERKALALFHRRLGPDMVGPFGLLQVVADMIKLFTKEDIVPTYAQKVVFLIAPLIAAICAFVAIAAIPIFPEFTLFGRVIRPIIADINVALLFVIGMGGVSFYAIFLGGLASNNKWSLLGGARGLVSIISYESVAGLSLVCVVMLVGSLSLVDINNYQSDGILSWLIFKQPLAFVLFVIAIFIETNRTPLCLSENETELVSGYGTEYSGLRWGMFFIGEYTAMITGAIMISLLFLGGFNDFWIIPGAIMMLLKVSFVFFWYFWARGAFPQLRPDQVMRMCYLILIPLAVLNLLISALVLVI; this is encoded by the coding sequence ATGAGTGATATTACTTTTTTTATTATAGAAACGATTGTTAAATGTGTGCTTGTTATAGCTATTTTTGCTACTTTGGCGGGTTTGGCAACTTATCTTGAAAGAAAAGCTTTGGCTTTGTTTCATCGTCGTTTAGGGCCTGATATGGTAGGTCCTTTTGGTTTGCTTCAAGTGGTTGCTGATATGATTAAGCTTTTTACCAAAGAAGATATTGTTCCAACTTATGCCCAAAAAGTGGTATTTTTGATCGCTCCATTGATTGCAGCAATTTGTGCTTTTGTAGCAATCGCAGCTATCCCTATTTTTCCTGAATTTACTTTATTTGGTAGAGTTATTCGCCCTATTATTGCTGATATTAATGTTGCTTTGCTTTTTGTTATAGGCATGGGGGGAGTTAGCTTTTATGCGATTTTTTTAGGCGGTTTGGCAAGTAATAATAAATGGTCGTTGCTAGGTGGTGCTAGAGGACTTGTGTCCATCATTTCTTATGAGAGTGTTGCGGGGCTTTCTTTGGTGTGCGTGGTAATGCTTGTTGGATCCTTATCTTTGGTGGATATTAATAACTATCAAAGCGATGGTATACTTTCTTGGCTTATTTTTAAACAGCCTCTTGCTTTTGTTTTATTTGTTATAGCTATTTTCATAGAAACCAATAGAACCCCGCTATGTTTAAGTGAAAATGAAACCGAGCTTGTTTCAGGATATGGTACTGAATATAGCGGTCTTAGATGGGGTATGTTTTTTATTGGTGAATATACTGCTATGATTACGGGCGCAATCATGATATCGCTTTTATTTTTAGGTGGATTTAATGACTTTTGGATTATACCAGGAGCTATCATGATGCTTTTGAAGGTTTCTTTTGTGTTCTTTTGGTATTTTTGGGCTAGAGGGGCATTTCCTCAACTACGCCCTGACCAAGTGATGAGAATGTGCTATTTGATTTTAATACCTTTGGCGGTTTTAAATTTATTAATTAGCGCTTTAGTGCTTGTGATATAA
- the nuoI gene encoding NADH-quinone oxidoreductase subunit NuoI produces the protein MKKGYFKVDFERKNPQTAYEKLMQVIKRSLNTELFVGLFVVLREMLKKNNSATIKYPMEKVSLDNRYRAVHRLMRFIESENECCIGCGLCEKICISNCIRMETSLSEDGRKKVENYSINLGRCIYCGFCADVCPELAIVHGKEYENAAEQRSYFGQKQDFLTPIDELKNQVVFEGSGSLRKDADTLVKKTPNYYEIDLQRQQDAPKEENV, from the coding sequence ATGAAAAAGGGTTATTTTAAAGTAGATTTTGAACGTAAAAATCCACAAACTGCTTATGAAAAGCTGATGCAAGTAATTAAGCGTTCGCTAAATACAGAACTTTTTGTGGGGTTATTTGTAGTTTTAAGAGAAATGTTGAAGAAAAATAATAGCGCGACAATTAAATATCCTATGGAAAAAGTTTCATTAGATAATCGTTACCGCGCTGTACATCGTTTAATGCGTTTTATTGAAAGTGAAAATGAATGTTGTATTGGTTGTGGCTTGTGTGAAAAAATTTGCATTAGTAATTGTATTAGAATGGAAACAAGCTTAAGTGAAGATGGTCGTAAAAAGGTTGAAAATTATAGTATCAACCTAGGACGTTGTATTTATTGTGGTTTTTGTGCTGATGTTTGTCCTGAATTGGCTATTGTACATGGTAAAGAGTATGAAAATGCAGCCGAGCAAAGATCTTATTTTGGTCAAAAACAAGACTTTTTAACCCCTATTGATGAGCTTAAAAATCAAGTTGTTTTTGAAGGTAGTGGTAGTCTTAGAAAAGATGCTGATACTTTAGTAAAGAAAACCCCAAATTATTATGAGATAGATTTGCAAAGACAACAAGATGCTCCAAAGGAAGAAAATGTTTGA
- a CDS encoding NADH-quinone oxidoreductase subunit J, whose amino-acid sequence MFEIIAFCILSVLVLGFFLISVLSTSVLYAISSLAAAMVFLSGFYFLLNAEFIGAIQIIVYSGAILGLYSFAMMFFDASIKVKESLKGKRVFIFAVIFSAVLLISIIMGYNFGLNENTQTYDLSSTEQIGFALFTKYMLAFEFMAILLLIALVCAIALTQKNIKKDEQ is encoded by the coding sequence ATGTTTGAAATCATAGCTTTTTGTATATTAAGTGTTTTGGTGTTGGGATTTTTCTTGATTAGTGTTTTAAGCACAAGCGTGCTTTATGCTATTAGTTCTTTAGCGGCTGCGATGGTTTTTTTAAGCGGATTTTATTTTTTACTGAATGCCGAATTTATTGGAGCGATTCAGATTATCGTTTATAGTGGAGCTATTTTAGGGCTTTATAGTTTTGCGATGATGTTTTTTGATGCTTCGATTAAAGTAAAAGAAAGTCTAAAAGGCAAAAGAGTGTTTATTTTTGCTGTAATTTTTAGTGCAGTTTTGTTGATTAGTATCATCATGGGGTATAATTTTGGCTTAAATGAAAACACTCAAACTTATGATCTTAGTTCTACCGAGCAAATTGGCTTTGCTTTGTTTACAAAATATATGCTTGCTTTTGAATTTATGGCTATTTTACTTTTGATAGCTTTGGTGTGCGCTATAGCACTAACTCAAAAAAATATAAAAAAGGATGAGCAATGA
- the nuoK gene encoding NADH-quinone oxidoreductase subunit NuoK: MLEKYYIVAILMFIIGLIGIIKRQNLIMLFISSEILLNAANLALVTAGASHNDIEGQIFALFVMGVAACEVAVGIALCVLWYRKTGTLELSSLAEKGETKCKI; the protein is encoded by the coding sequence ATGTTAGAAAAATACTACATTGTGGCTATTTTGATGTTTATCATTGGTCTAATAGGCATTATCAAACGCCAAAATTTAATTATGCTTTTTATTTCAAGTGAAATTTTATTAAATGCTGCTAATTTAGCTTTAGTTACAGCAGGTGCTTCGCATAATGATATCGAGGGGCAGATTTTTGCTTTATTTGTTATGGGGGTTGCAGCTTGTGAGGTTGCAGTTGGGATAGCGCTTTGTGTTTTATGGTATAGAAAAACAGGAACATTAGAGCTTAGCTCTTTAGCTGAAAAAGGAGAAACAAAATGCAAAATCTAG